ATTAGTTTTGATGGTTATTTAAAAGCTTAATAACAATTTTACTCCAGAAATATAGTGGTAGATGGATATCATCACAAACTAAAACTATTTTATTACGGCTGGATAACATGTCTTTTAGTAGGATCCATACCATACATAAACTCAAAGCCATATAAAATCACAGGTTTAGCTGATGGAAGCCTAGATGATGAGCTTGTAGAACAGGCTATAAATAACAGCTTTGAAAACTTTAAGTTAACAGGGGAAAAGAAGCTAAGTAAGCTCTTTATTAAGCGTATTAACTAAGATGTAAAAATTTTGAAGGAAACGTGCTAAAATATAGGTAGATAGTAGACAGGAACTTTTCTTCACAACGTTTTGTAATGGCGGGGATTAAATGGTATAATATGGTTATAATCTTCAGGTCACTGGATATGATATAATTTGGTTAGGGGTGGAAAGTCTGAAAGAATTCTTTCATTACGTTTTGTGCCTTGAGCGAAGCGAAAGGAATGGAAATAATTATGAAGCAAAATTTGAATGAAGTCTGGGAGTTAATCGATCAATTGTCACTTGATGAAAAAAAGATAATCTATAAAAGAATGCAAACTGATATTAACACTAAGTTAAATAATATCTTGAATAAGACTAACGAACGCTGCGAAGAAGAACCAATTCCTTTTGAAGATATTACTAAAGAAGTTGAAGCAGTGAGAAGGAAAAGATATGAGCAAGATTAAAATATTAGTAGATACTAATATTTTTATTAGTGCCTATCTTGGGAGCAAAAAGGCCAAATTTCTTATAAAAGAGATACTTATGGACGAAGACAAAATGAAGTTCCACTCAATCATTACCTGAATTGTTTTTGGAAAAGGGAATTCCCTTTATTAAAGAAATTGTATCACAGGGCAGCAGCTATGGATACAGTAATACTCATCCAACTGTCCCAAGTTACATATGCGACAGACAGACTTCTATTAAAAGAATAATAGACAAAAATATGATATAATAGAGAAAATAATTGCAGGAGGTTATAATTAGAGCCTGGTATATGGCAGTTATTCCTATTAGGAAAAGCAAAAAAGTACTCATAACTAAAAAATTGCATACCATTCTGATGATGGTACTAATTCATGATGGTACTAGTCATTGTAATAACTATGGGTGTAATGATATAAGTTAGCTTATAATGGAAAAGATATTAATGGGTTCCTCATTATAGGATTAAGGGAAGGAAATTTCTATGAGCACAGCTGAATTAGAATTAAAAGATATAATTGAGAGAATAATCATTGCTGATACAGAACTTGAGGAAGTATTACAGAAAAATGAGAGAATAAAACTAACCATTTTAGGTTCTAGTGCTTTTATTATAAAGAAATACTTAAACAGGACAACAAGAGATATTGATGTATATATAACGGCAGATAAGCGAATAAAAGAAATATTAGATAATAATGCTATAAACGACAGATGTATGCCAATTATAAATATCTGTGAAGGGTTTGAAAAAAGAGTAAATAAGGTTAACTTGAACTTAAAGCATATAGAAGTATTTGTTTTAGGTGACTATGATCTATTGATTTCGAAAATAGGTACAGGTCGCCCAAAAGATTTAGATGACATAGTGCAATCAGGTTTGATTGAAAAAATAGATTTCAATAAACTAGAATCAATTATTAAAGAAGAGTTAGCTACTGCAGTTAATGAGCAAAGATTGTGGTCCGATGTTAATTATCTAAAATCCATAAAAAAGTAGGTGAATAAAATGAGCTTCTCAAAATATATGACTTCATATAAAAATCAATTAACGAATTTAAATTCATTAGAAGCAATAATTAAAGAAGCTCCAAAAAATCACAGATTGCAGAAACTATTGGTAGGGTATATGTTAAAAGATAGAAGAATACTAAATAGAGTTCTAGGACTATCAAAACATGATCCCTATGCAGAAAAATTAGTATGCCATGCAAAAATTGCTTTAATGGATTTATGCAATAGTGAGTCTGTTGAAAAAAGAAGATTAGCAAGTCAACTACTCAAAAATACACGTTTGAAAATACAAAATGTTCCAGAAGAAAATATAAAGTACTGGGAACGAGTTGGATATGCAAAGATATTTGAAACTTATTTAGCAGAACAAAAGAAAAATAACATGAGTCATCAAATGAAAGTCAGGGTTGACAAAAAACTTAAAGAAGTCAATTGGGATAAACTAATAACATCATAAAAAATTTCCAAGGATTTTTGTATAAGCAAAACCCTTGGAAATAGAAGCTTTTAGAGCTTTATAGTAGTTCTTAGAAAGCCCAAACTTATGTTTGGGGTGGTAGAGGTCGTCGGTTCAAATCCGGTCGCTCCGAACTATTTCAAATTCTTGAAATAGATTAGCAATCATCGGGTTATATAATAACCAAAAATTAACTAAATTTAAAAAGGAAAAACATTATTTTGGAGAAATTCTTTTTATAGGTTGCCTGGAGATGCAGAATAATGCTAAAGCAGAAATAAGAAATAAAATTAGCAAGGGCAGAAAAGCCCATGTTTTATGGAGTATAATCTTACCTCCAATGCTTTTGGGGTTCATAAATTGAGAGGAGATGGTCTAATGTTAAATAACTTGATTGGAAGCTATGAAATTACTAATAAACTAGGAGAAGGCACATATGGCTTGGTGTTTGATGGATTTCATAGGGTTTTAGGAAGGCGCACGGCATTAAAAATACTGAAGCATACGGGTAATGAAGAAGAAATGGAAAGAAGGATAGACCTATTTATTCGTGAAGCAAGAATTGTAGCCCAATTAAAACACCATAACATCGTAGAGATTTATGACGTTTTTTTTAGTGAAATAGGTCCATGTATTGCTATGGAGTATATTCATGGAGAAAATCTTAGAACTTGTATGAACTTGTTTGAAACCTCAAATAGTCAAAATATTGAGATTTTTGGTCAAATCCTTG
This DNA window, taken from Desulfitibacter alkalitolerans DSM 16504, encodes the following:
- a CDS encoding DUF6036 family nucleotidyltransferase, which codes for MSTAELELKDIIERIIIADTELEEVLQKNERIKLTILGSSAFIIKKYLNRTTRDIDVYITADKRIKEILDNNAINDRCMPIINICEGFEKRVNKVNLNLKHIEVFVLGDYDLLISKIGTGRPKDLDDIVQSGLIEKIDFNKLESIIKEELATAVNEQRLWSDVNYLKSIKK